A single region of the Sulfitobacter sp. D7 genome encodes:
- a CDS encoding FadR/GntR family transcriptional regulator has translation MTGNLQATALLVDGATLSDQVTEVLRHNVVNGIWGVGDVLPSETTLASDFDVSRTVIREAVSRLKAEGMLSSRQGRGAFVASDRPRQGFAIPERDMESQRKLEQILELRMGLEIEAAAIAAARATPEACQEIQRAAAAYDQSNKIGGPAVASGVSADLAFHRAVCEATGNSYYLSLFNYLVASLRETMLAGRLQALKRGGESRDAIQEHYDIAASIAQGDAERARQRMRDHLQMSSGRLLAQLKTEDGLGE, from the coding sequence ATGACTGGAAATCTTCAGGCGACTGCGCTCCTCGTCGATGGCGCGACGCTCAGCGATCAAGTGACGGAAGTCCTGCGCCATAATGTCGTGAATGGCATCTGGGGCGTGGGGGATGTGCTGCCGTCGGAAACCACCTTGGCCAGCGATTTCGATGTCAGCCGCACCGTGATCCGGGAGGCTGTCTCGCGGCTCAAGGCGGAAGGCATGCTTTCCAGCCGGCAGGGGCGTGGGGCATTTGTGGCCAGTGATCGGCCCCGGCAGGGCTTTGCGATTCCTGAGCGGGATATGGAAAGCCAGCGCAAGCTTGAGCAGATCCTAGAGTTGCGCATGGGGCTTGAGATCGAAGCCGCCGCCATCGCTGCCGCCCGTGCAACGCCCGAAGCCTGCCAGGAGATCCAGCGCGCCGCCGCCGCCTATGACCAAAGCAACAAAATCGGCGGCCCCGCGGTTGCGAGTGGGGTCAGCGCCGACCTCGCCTTTCACCGCGCGGTTTGTGAGGCGACCGGGAACAGCTATTATCTCAGCCTTTTCAACTACCTTGTCGCCAGCCTGCGCGAGACGATGCTGGCCGGGCGTTTGCAAGCATTGAAACGCGGCGGCGAAAGCCGGGACGCCATTCAGGAACACTATGACATTGCGGCCTCTATTGCTCAGGGCGATGCCGAACGGGCGCGCCAGCGGATGCGCGACCACCTTCAAATGTCGAGCGGGCGTCTCTTGGCGCAGCTCAAGACAGAGGATGGGTTGGGCGAGTGA
- a CDS encoding SDR family oxidoreductase: MNQKIALITGAGSGVGLACAQRLAKDGFTLVLTGRQQDKIDAACATLDGQGHIAVAADVGVEADVDALFDRVEATFGRLDLLFNNAGRNGPAVEVDALSVAEWNDIVATNLTGSFLCARAAFALMKRQSPKGGRIINNGSISAHVPRPLSVPYTATKHAITGLTRALSLDGRAHDIACGQIDIGNAASEMTERMADGILQPNGSRMSEPRMDVNDVAETLSYMAKLSLDSNAMFVTVMATKMPFVGRG, from the coding sequence ATGAACCAAAAGATTGCTCTGATCACAGGGGCCGGGAGCGGCGTCGGCCTCGCCTGCGCGCAGCGGTTGGCGAAAGACGGTTTCACTCTCGTTCTCACCGGGCGGCAGCAGGATAAGATCGACGCTGCCTGTGCTACGCTTGACGGGCAGGGGCATATCGCCGTGGCTGCGGACGTGGGGGTTGAGGCCGATGTCGACGCGCTTTTCGACAGAGTGGAGGCGACCTTCGGGCGGCTGGACCTGCTGTTCAACAATGCCGGGCGCAATGGTCCGGCGGTTGAGGTGGATGCGCTCAGCGTGGCGGAGTGGAATGACATCGTCGCGACCAATCTGACCGGGTCATTCCTCTGCGCCCGCGCGGCCTTCGCCTTGATGAAACGCCAAAGCCCAAAGGGCGGGCGGATCATCAACAACGGCTCGATCAGCGCCCATGTGCCGCGCCCGCTCTCGGTGCCATATACGGCGACGAAACACGCGATCACCGGGCTCACCCGCGCGCTGTCGCTCGATGGGCGCGCGCATGACATCGCGTGCGGGCAGATCGACATCGGCAATGCGGCCAGCGAGATGACGGAGCGGATGGCAGACGGCATCCTGCAACCCAACGGCAGCCGCATGTCCGAGCCGCGCATGGATGTGAACGACGTGGCCGAAACGCTGTCATACATGGCGAAGCTGTCGCTCGACTCCAACGCCATGTTTGTCACCGTGATGGCCACCAAGATGCCATTTGTCGGGCGCGGCTAA
- the larB gene encoding nickel pincer cofactor biosynthesis protein LarB: MSINEKGPDGHPDVTFDRGRGGRIGIEEAVLCEHKSVPQIAAIIGDAATEGRRLLLTRLTAEQFGDLPENMRQLVDYCAASRTAILGEVGPLASTPRIGLVSAGTSDYAPMEEAKRTLAYGGMDATEVSDVGVAGLWRLLTREELLREMDVVIVFAGMDAALPSVVAGLVPGVVIGVPTSVGYGVARGGRVALDSILASCAPGVTVVNIDNGYGAATSALRLANMMRRAAAGG; this comes from the coding sequence TTGTCCATCAATGAGAAAGGCCCCGACGGGCATCCGGACGTGACCTTTGACCGGGGGCGCGGGGGGCGCATCGGCATCGAAGAAGCCGTGCTTTGCGAGCATAAATCAGTGCCGCAAATCGCCGCGATCATCGGTGACGCGGCGACGGAGGGGCGCAGGCTTCTCTTGACCAGGCTGACGGCAGAGCAGTTCGGCGACCTGCCAGAAAATATGCGTCAGTTGGTTGATTACTGCGCCGCCTCTCGCACCGCCATTCTCGGAGAGGTTGGCCCGTTGGCCAGCACCCCACGCATCGGTTTGGTCAGCGCGGGGACGTCAGACTATGCCCCGATGGAAGAGGCGAAGCGTACGTTGGCTTACGGTGGAATGGACGCGACCGAAGTGTCAGACGTGGGCGTGGCCGGGCTTTGGCGTCTGCTCACGCGGGAGGAGTTGTTGCGCGAAATGGATGTGGTGATCGTCTTCGCCGGGATGGACGCGGCCCTGCCGTCGGTCGTGGCCGGGCTGGTGCCGGGGGTGGTCATTGGTGTGCCGACCTCCGTGGGCTATGGTGTGGCCCGCGGCGGGAGGGTCGCGCTCGATTCGATACTTGCCAGCTGCGCGCCGGGGGTGACGGTGGTGAATATCGACAACGGCTATGGGGCTGCGACTTCGGCCTTGCGGCTGGCCAATATGATGCGCCGCGCCGCGGCGGGAGGGTAG
- a CDS encoding thiamine pyrophosphate-binding protein produces the protein MLQKTSLKARTGGQVLVDQLLIHGADTAYCVPGESYLEVLDALHDVQDRFTLINARHEAGAANMAETYGKLTGTPGICMVTRGPGACHAAIGVHIAQQDSTPMILLVGQIARDTTDREAFQEVDYRAMFGPIAKWATQIDDPARVPEYMARAFRVATSGRPGPVVISLPEDMLTEVVSVADARPYTATHAGLSPDNLDMLKTEIAQAERPLLLLGGSGWSDESAAAITRFAEANKIPVTTSFRRQDIVNNLSPVYAGDFGTSTAPSLYAHQRDADLLVVIGARLGEMTTKTYTTMQSPNPETRLVHLYPDADEIGRVYSPDLGIAAAPVSVAAALDGVDLGRAEAWDAWCEKLHADYLTDTEAPNGGDWDLDMGVALAQLRDELPDDVVVTLDAGNHTGWAQRFLRFGRPGRIVGSTCGAMGYSVPAAVAASIAEPERLTLSFVGDGGFMMSGNELATAAQYGGRPIVLLFNNGIYGTIRMHQERDHPERISGTTLQNQDFVKMAEGLGAHAERVTKTEDFAAAFIRARESGRPALIELVTDPEQISTRTTISKLRAAAQKKVDADQR, from the coding sequence ATGCTGCAAAAAACTTCCCTCAAGGCCCGGACCGGCGGACAGGTCCTTGTGGATCAACTGCTGATCCACGGTGCCGACACCGCCTACTGCGTGCCCGGCGAAAGCTATCTTGAGGTGCTCGATGCGCTGCATGATGTGCAGGACCGTTTCACCCTCATCAACGCGCGGCACGAAGCCGGGGCCGCCAATATGGCCGAGACCTATGGCAAGCTGACCGGCACCCCCGGCATCTGCATGGTCACCCGCGGCCCCGGCGCCTGCCACGCGGCCATCGGCGTTCATATCGCGCAACAAGACAGCACGCCGATGATCCTCCTGGTGGGGCAGATCGCCCGCGACACGACCGACCGTGAGGCGTTTCAAGAAGTCGACTACCGCGCCATGTTTGGCCCCATCGCCAAATGGGCCACCCAGATCGACGACCCGGCGCGGGTGCCGGAATATATGGCCCGCGCCTTCCGCGTGGCGACCTCGGGCCGCCCCGGTCCGGTGGTGATCTCCCTGCCCGAAGACATGCTGACCGAGGTGGTCTCCGTCGCCGACGCGCGGCCCTATACGGCGACCCATGCTGGGCTGTCGCCTGACAATCTCGACATGCTCAAGACCGAGATCGCGCAGGCCGAACGGCCCCTGCTGCTGCTCGGCGGCTCTGGCTGGTCGGATGAGAGTGCGGCGGCCATCACCCGCTTTGCCGAGGCCAACAAGATCCCCGTCACCACGTCCTTCCGGCGGCAAGACATCGTGAACAACCTCTCGCCGGTCTATGCCGGGGATTTCGGCACCTCTACCGCGCCCAGCCTCTATGCGCATCAACGCGATGCGGATCTGCTCGTGGTGATCGGCGCGCGTTTGGGGGAGATGACGACCAAGACCTACACCACCATGCAATCGCCCAACCCCGAGACGCGGCTGGTGCATCTCTACCCCGACGCGGATGAGATCGGGCGCGTCTATTCGCCAGATCTGGGCATCGCTGCAGCACCCGTTTCTGTCGCTGCCGCCTTGGACGGTGTCGATCTGGGCCGCGCTGAGGCATGGGACGCATGGTGCGAGAAACTCCACGCCGATTACCTCACCGATACCGAAGCGCCCAATGGCGGCGACTGGGATCTCGACATGGGGGTGGCACTTGCGCAGCTGCGCGACGAGCTGCCCGATGATGTGGTGGTCACGCTCGACGCGGGCAACCACACCGGCTGGGCGCAACGGTTCCTGCGCTTTGGCCGTCCGGGCCGGATTGTCGGCTCGACCTGTGGTGCGATGGGCTATTCCGTGCCCGCCGCCGTCGCGGCCTCGATTGCCGAGCCGGAGCGCCTGACGCTCTCCTTCGTCGGCGATGGCGGCTTTATGATGAGCGGCAATGAACTTGCCACCGCCGCGCAATATGGCGGGCGGCCCATCGTGCTGCTGTTCAACAACGGCATCTATGGCACGATCCGCATGCACCAAGAACGCGACCACCCCGAGCGCATCTCGGGCACCACTTTGCAGAACCAAGATTTCGTCAAGATGGCCGAGGGGCTGGGCGCTCATGCGGAACGGGTTACCAAGACCGAGGATTTCGCCGCCGCCTTCATCCGCGCCCGCGAAAGTGGCCGCCCGGCCCTGATCGAGCTTGTAACCGACCCCGAGCAGATCTCGACCCGCACCACGATCAGCAAGCTGCGCGCGGCGGCCCAGAAAAAAGTCGACGCCGACCAGCGCTAA
- a CDS encoding adenine nucleotide alpha hydrolase gives MTVPAALQAALARPASLTIALSGGIDSLTLSAAAAKVRGTEGVTLCHAVSAAVPSAATARVKDFAAAWGLPLKLVDAGEFADPSYRANPVNRCYFCKSNLYGTLARMGPLVAAGTNTDDLSDYRPGLQAAAEHSVLHPFVDAQMSKADVRALARALGLGELAELPAAPCLASRIETGLRVEPADLAVIDRVETLLRAALGNVTLRCRRLRGGWVVELDPPIYEGLSAQKRAAILTQVRRATDDGRAVDLRAYSRGSAFVHQ, from the coding sequence GTGACGGTTCCTGCCGCGCTCCAAGCCGCCCTCGCGCGGCCCGCATCGTTGACCATCGCGCTTAGCGGGGGGATCGATAGCCTCACCCTCTCTGCCGCCGCGGCCAAGGTGCGGGGGACGGAGGGGGTTACGCTTTGCCACGCGGTTTCGGCTGCGGTCCCTTCGGCGGCGACCGCCCGGGTGAAAGACTTTGCAGCCGCTTGGGGCCTGCCGCTGAAACTGGTAGATGCGGGCGAATTCGCCGATCCGTCCTACCGCGCCAACCCGGTGAACCGCTGCTATTTCTGCAAGTCGAACCTCTATGGCACATTGGCGCGGATGGGGCCGTTGGTGGCGGCGGGCACCAATACCGACGATCTGTCAGACTACCGCCCCGGTTTGCAGGCTGCGGCGGAGCATAGCGTGCTGCACCCGTTCGTCGATGCGCAGATGTCAAAAGCCGATGTGCGGGCCTTGGCGCGGGCGCTTGGGCTGGGGGAACTGGCCGAACTGCCCGCGGCCCCTTGTTTGGCCAGCCGGATTGAGACCGGCCTGCGGGTGGAGCCTGCGGATCTGGCGGTGATCGATCGCGTCGAAACCCTGCTGCGTGCGGCGTTGGGCAATGTCACCCTGCGCTGCAGACGCTTGCGCGGGGGGTGGGTGGTTGAGCTTGATCCGCCTATTTACGAAGGTCTTTCCGCCCAAAAGCGCGCGGCGATTCTGACGCAGGTCCGGCGGGCCACGGACGACGGGCGCGCGGTGGATCTGCGGGCCTATTCAAGAGGAAGTGCATTTGTCCATCAATGA
- a CDS encoding FAD-binding oxidoreductase, with protein sequence MTTLTAPRRAPETDGQNHSALLDDLRQAIGAAHVVTDAKDFDARLIEDRGLRRGTALALIRPGSTEEVAACMRLCHAAQVPVTPQGGNTGLAGGGVPDGGIILTTDRLNRIRGVDPTNATMTVEAGCILANIQAAADEVDALFPLSLASEGSCQIGGNLSTNAGGTAVLRYGNTRDLVLGIEAVLPDGRVLNDLGGLRKNNTGFDLKHLFIGAEGTLGIITAAVIKLFPKPTARATALVACTGPDPALALYARMRGQTADTLSTFEYIDRLGLQMVIDHAPGCSDPMAETHPAYCLIELTGNGAQADLDARLEAALEAAFEAEEIIDAVIGASEAQKDALWALRENLSEAQKPEGASIKHDVSVPVSRVADFIREATQACMEHMPGLRPCPFGHFGDGNLHFNLSRPVDMADADFLAEYSTFNRIVHDIVHQMGGSFSAEHGIGTFKRAELRRYKDPVALELMEQIKAVLDPGQLMNPGKVL encoded by the coding sequence ATGACCACTCTGACCGCGCCGCGCCGCGCGCCCGAAACGGACGGGCAAAACCATAGCGCTCTGCTCGATGATCTGCGCCAAGCCATCGGTGCCGCCCATGTCGTGACCGACGCCAAGGATTTCGACGCGCGGCTGATCGAAGATCGCGGGCTGCGGCGCGGCACGGCGCTGGCCCTCATCCGCCCCGGCTCCACCGAGGAAGTCGCCGCCTGCATGCGTCTGTGCCATGCCGCACAGGTACCGGTAACCCCACAGGGCGGCAACACCGGTCTGGCTGGGGGCGGCGTGCCGGACGGCGGGATCATCCTCACGACTGACCGGTTGAACCGCATTCGGGGGGTCGATCCGACCAACGCAACCATGACGGTTGAGGCGGGCTGTATCCTCGCCAATATCCAAGCGGCTGCGGATGAGGTTGATGCGCTCTTCCCGCTGTCGCTCGCCTCCGAAGGGTCCTGCCAGATCGGCGGCAATCTTTCGACCAACGCGGGCGGCACGGCGGTGCTGCGCTATGGCAATACCCGCGATCTGGTGCTGGGGATCGAAGCGGTTCTGCCCGATGGCCGGGTGCTGAATGATCTGGGCGGGCTGCGGAAAAACAACACTGGCTTTGACCTCAAACACCTCTTTATCGGGGCCGAAGGAACGCTTGGCATCATCACGGCAGCGGTGATCAAGCTTTTCCCCAAGCCCACCGCCCGCGCCACGGCGCTGGTGGCCTGCACCGGCCCCGACCCCGCGCTCGCGCTCTATGCCCGGATGCGTGGCCAAACGGCGGACACGCTCTCGACTTTTGAATATATCGACCGGCTTGGCCTGCAAATGGTGATCGACCACGCGCCCGGCTGTAGCGACCCGATGGCAGAGACCCATCCGGCCTATTGCCTGATCGAACTCACCGGCAATGGCGCGCAGGCCGACCTTGATGCCCGGCTGGAGGCGGCGTTGGAAGCAGCGTTTGAGGCGGAAGAAATCATCGACGCCGTGATCGGCGCATCGGAAGCGCAGAAGGACGCGCTTTGGGCGCTGCGGGAAAACCTCTCAGAAGCGCAAAAGCCTGAGGGCGCGTCGATTAAGCATGACGTATCCGTGCCGGTCTCGCGCGTGGCTGATTTCATCCGCGAGGCGACGCAAGCATGCATGGAACATATGCCCGGACTGCGCCCCTGCCCCTTTGGCCATTTCGGCGACGGCAACCTGCATTTCAACCTGTCGCGCCCCGTCGATATGGCCGATGCCGATTTCCTTGCAGAATACAGCACGTTCAACCGCATCGTGCATGATATCGTGCACCAGATGGGCGGCTCATTCTCGGCGGAACATGGCATTGGCACGTTCAAACGGGCCGAACTGCGCCGCTATAAAGACCCGGTCGCGCTGGAGTTGATGGAGCAGATCAAAGCCGTGCTCGACCCGGGCCAATTGATGAACCCGGGCAAGGTGCTTTGA
- a CDS encoding FadR/GntR family transcriptional regulator has product MTTPKLKIKKRQTLADQLYGQVLEQIVSNKLVQGEKLPSENQIATAFGVSRPVVREALRKLQEDGLVEARRGVGTFVRRRPSEKLIEYATAGSVAGLMRAMEARITIEKATAHMAAQRASPKDIARIEAALQTLEASMQARNPSFDADYQFHRAIAAASGNEVFLQMLDCARESIEQGIDVAQKLTRQGSQARIDVVINEHRQILEAIRAGDSEVAGVSMAYHLLQARARITDHAGIA; this is encoded by the coding sequence GTGACAACACCGAAACTGAAGATCAAGAAACGGCAGACACTGGCCGATCAGCTTTACGGGCAGGTGCTTGAGCAGATCGTGTCGAACAAACTGGTGCAGGGCGAAAAGCTGCCTTCGGAAAACCAGATCGCCACAGCCTTTGGCGTGTCCCGCCCCGTGGTGCGCGAAGCGCTGCGTAAATTGCAAGAGGACGGGCTGGTCGAGGCGCGGCGCGGCGTGGGTACTTTTGTGCGGCGGCGGCCTTCGGAAAAGCTGATCGAATACGCCACGGCGGGGTCGGTTGCCGGGCTGATGCGCGCGATGGAGGCGCGGATCACGATTGAAAAAGCCACCGCGCATATGGCCGCGCAACGGGCCAGCCCCAAGGATATCGCCCGGATCGAGGCCGCGCTGCAGACGCTTGAGGCGTCGATGCAGGCGCGCAACCCTTCCTTCGATGCCGATTACCAATTCCACCGCGCCATCGCGGCGGCCTCGGGCAATGAGGTTTTCCTTCAGATGCTCGACTGCGCGCGCGAGTCGATCGAACAGGGGATCGACGTGGCGCAAAAACTGACCCGCCAAGGCTCGCAAGCGCGGATCGACGTGGTGATCAATGAGCACCGCCAAATCCTTGAAGCGATCCGTGCGGGCGACAGCGAAGTTGCGGGCGTATCGATGGCCTATCACCTGTTGCAGGCGCGGGCCCGGATCACCGACCACGCCGGTATCGCATGA
- a CDS encoding TAXI family TRAP transporter solute-binding subunit, which yields MSPMLKSLRRTAAATILFTVAGVAAHAQSFVMATGQQGGSWYPVGGAIKAIVERENPGMDITVTPGAGVSNVVGVDAGRFGIAFANSISTVDSLSGKEPFRKATTNVCNLGILYPQYFQIVALEDSGIKTIADMKGKRLTTQQLGNTGEFLTRELLSTADMTFDDLDSVANTSYSDSASQMKDGQADFFTLGSSLPTGSVMDLASSRKIRLIDVDEETFAYFKDKNAAFQRREVKAGAYPGFDETVHAISYDTHMVAPCDYDGEIIKSVLGAIADNNDSFAAISKSMADLTVEEMATDIGVPFHPAAKEFYAERGVSGM from the coding sequence ATGTCACCAATGTTGAAATCACTGCGCCGCACAGCCGCGGCCACCATCCTTTTCACCGTCGCCGGCGTCGCCGCACATGCGCAGAGCTTTGTCATGGCCACCGGCCAGCAGGGCGGGTCGTGGTATCCCGTGGGCGGCGCGATCAAGGCGATTGTTGAGCGTGAGAACCCAGGCATGGACATCACCGTCACGCCGGGCGCGGGCGTGTCCAACGTGGTCGGCGTGGACGCGGGCCGCTTTGGCATCGCATTCGCCAACTCGATCTCGACCGTGGACAGCCTGTCGGGCAAAGAGCCTTTCCGCAAGGCGACCACCAATGTCTGCAACCTTGGCATTCTCTATCCGCAGTATTTCCAGATCGTCGCGCTTGAGGATTCCGGCATCAAGACCATCGCCGACATGAAGGGCAAACGCCTGACCACGCAGCAGCTTGGCAACACCGGCGAATTCCTGACGCGCGAGCTTTTATCGACCGCTGACATGACGTTCGATGATCTCGATAGCGTGGCCAACACGTCCTATTCCGACTCTGCTTCGCAGATGAAAGACGGTCAGGCCGATTTCTTCACCCTTGGCTCGTCGCTGCCGACCGGTTCGGTCATGGATCTGGCATCCTCGCGCAAAATCCGTCTGATCGACGTGGACGAAGAGACCTTTGCCTATTTCAAAGACAAGAACGCCGCCTTCCAGCGTCGCGAAGTCAAAGCGGGCGCCTATCCCGGTTTCGATGAGACCGTGCATGCGATCAGCTACGACACCCATATGGTCGCGCCCTGCGACTATGACGGTGAGATCATCAAATCGGTGCTCGGCGCGATTGCTGACAACAACGACAGCTTTGCCGCGATCAGCAAATCCATGGCTGACCTGACGGTTGAGGAAATGGCCACCGACATCGGCGTGCCCTTCCACCCCGCCGCGAAAGAGTTCTACGCAGAGCGTGGCGTCTCGGGGATGTAA
- a CDS encoding TetR/AcrR family transcriptional regulator, producing the protein MTEAKKSDQTRQRILDTGRSLVLRHGFSGVGLSRILSESGVPKGSFYYYFASKEAFGTAMLADYIEAYLDRVDALIAAPGTAGHKLDSFWDAWLSQSSGPGIASACLVVKLGSEVADLSDSMRETLDQGVDALVARIAQLLRQGAEDGTVRALSDPETTARMLYAKWLGAAVLAKLARSDAALRMARAETSAQLSPTGGQFPT; encoded by the coding sequence ATGACAGAGGCAAAGAAATCAGATCAGACGCGGCAACGCATCTTGGACACCGGACGTAGCCTCGTGCTGCGGCACGGGTTCTCTGGCGTTGGCCTGTCGCGGATCCTGAGCGAAAGCGGCGTGCCCAAAGGCTCGTTCTACTATTACTTCGCGTCGAAAGAGGCTTTTGGCACCGCGATGCTGGCCGATTACATCGAGGCCTATCTCGACCGCGTCGATGCGCTGATTGCAGCCCCGGGAACGGCGGGCCACAAGCTCGACAGTTTTTGGGATGCATGGCTCAGCCAATCCAGTGGTCCGGGGATCGCCAGCGCTTGTTTGGTGGTGAAACTTGGCTCCGAAGTGGCTGACCTGTCGGATTCCATGCGCGAGACGCTGGACCAGGGTGTCGACGCATTGGTCGCCCGGATTGCCCAATTGCTGCGCCAAGGCGCAGAGGATGGGACCGTTCGTGCGTTGTCTGACCCCGAAACCACCGCCCGCATGCTCTATGCCAAATGGCTCGGCGCGGCGGTGCTGGCCAAACTGGCGCGCAGCGATGCAGCCCTGCGCATGGCCCGCGCTGAAACCTCTGCCCAACTCTCCCCCACTGGGGGCCAATTCCCAACCTGA
- a CDS encoding TRAP transporter permease, with translation MQLSIFLDKMPLITRIARLILIGMAAWHLYVAFVGPPNPYIMRGVHVALALLLIFLTVNRKGLRNDVPSWYDVVIGLIAAGAALYPSFNLNYITQRFLYVDPLMPMDIVVGITLVVLLLEATRRMLGPMLPITALLFLGYGLAFTSTLPSVILEQLFMTPEGIFGIPIAVSATYMVLFILFGSLVERMGVGQLFMDFAVALTGRQVGGPAKVACVTSGLFGSVSGSAVANVMTTGTFSIPLMKRMGFKPAFAGAVEAVASTGGQIMPPVMGAAAFVMAEYLGVGYLTVAKYALAPAVLFYVALFAAVHFEAKRKGIGSVPKEDQVPLKIVLLERGHLFLPLAIIVGVLMMGYSAPYAALCGIISVVPVAALRKTTRHYVTIDNILEALEGGARNVLAIAAACACAGIVVGVIDITGLGLTFSNFVIEAAQDTLVIALFLSMIAGIILGMGMPTTPAYIVQVALLVPALVKLGVQVEAAHLFVFYFAILSAITPPVAMAVYAANTLSHAKIVEASWAAVKLGATGFIVPFMFVYEPAILMQGSVTQITLVLLQATIGVILLAAALQRYYFGRLSNVLSVVLFGASLLLIYPDLRLTASGLVIAGVILAFQKARNPNPKSQAATHT, from the coding sequence ATGCAACTGTCGATCTTTCTGGACAAGATGCCCCTGATTACCCGTATAGCAAGGCTGATCCTGATCGGCATGGCTGCTTGGCATCTCTACGTCGCCTTCGTTGGCCCGCCTAACCCCTATATTATGCGCGGCGTGCACGTCGCCCTGGCGCTGCTGCTGATTTTCTTGACGGTGAACCGCAAGGGTCTGCGCAATGATGTGCCCAGTTGGTATGATGTGGTCATCGGGCTTATCGCGGCGGGGGCCGCACTCTATCCTTCCTTTAACCTTAATTACATCACGCAGCGGTTTCTCTACGTCGACCCTCTGATGCCGATGGATATCGTGGTGGGGATCACTCTTGTGGTTCTGCTGCTTGAGGCAACTCGACGGATGCTCGGGCCGATGCTGCCGATTACCGCCCTGCTGTTTCTCGGCTACGGTCTGGCTTTCACCTCCACCCTGCCGTCGGTGATCCTTGAGCAATTGTTCATGACACCCGAAGGCATCTTCGGCATCCCGATCGCGGTCTCGGCAACCTATATGGTGCTCTTCATTCTCTTCGGCTCGTTGGTCGAGCGGATGGGCGTCGGACAGCTCTTTATGGATTTTGCGGTGGCGCTTACGGGGCGTCAGGTCGGCGGCCCGGCCAAGGTGGCCTGTGTGACCTCCGGCCTCTTCGGCTCGGTCTCTGGCTCTGCCGTGGCCAATGTGATGACGACCGGCACCTTCTCTATTCCGCTGATGAAACGCATGGGGTTCAAACCCGCCTTCGCGGGCGCGGTTGAGGCCGTGGCGTCGACGGGCGGGCAGATCATGCCCCCCGTGATGGGGGCTGCGGCCTTTGTCATGGCGGAATATCTCGGCGTGGGATACCTGACGGTCGCGAAATATGCGCTGGCCCCCGCGGTTCTGTTCTATGTCGCGCTCTTCGCGGCGGTCCATTTTGAGGCCAAGCGCAAGGGCATCGGCTCAGTCCCGAAAGAGGATCAAGTGCCGCTGAAGATCGTGCTGCTTGAACGCGGCCACCTGTTCTTGCCGTTGGCGATTATCGTGGGCGTGCTGATGATGGGCTACTCTGCTCCCTATGCAGCACTTTGCGGTATCATCTCGGTCGTGCCGGTCGCGGCCCTGCGCAAGACGACACGGCATTACGTCACCATCGACAACATCCTCGAAGCGCTTGAGGGCGGCGCGCGCAACGTGTTGGCGATTGCTGCGGCCTGTGCCTGTGCGGGCATCGTTGTGGGCGTGATCGACATCACCGGTCTTGGCCTCACCTTCTCGAACTTCGTGATCGAAGCGGCCCAAGACACGCTGGTCATCGCGCTGTTCCTGTCGATGATTGCGGGTATCATTCTTGGTATGGGAATGCCGACAACACCCGCCTATATCGTGCAGGTCGCCCTGCTGGTTCCGGCGCTGGTGAAGCTGGGCGTACAGGTCGAAGCGGCGCACCTCTTTGTGTTCTACTTCGCCATCCTGTCGGCCATCACACCCCCCGTCGCCATGGCGGTCTATGCAGCCAACACCCTATCGCACGCCAAGATCGTCGAGGCGAGTTGGGCTGCGGTGAAACTCGGTGCCACCGGCTTTATCGTGCCCTTCATGTTCGTCTATGAACCGGCGATCCTGATGCAGGGTTCGGTCACCCAGATCACGCTGGTCCTGTTGCAGGCCACCATTGGCGTCATCCTGCTGGCCGCCGCCTTGCAGCGCTACTACTTCGGCAGACTGTCCAATGTGCTGTCGGTGGTGCTGTTCGGGGCGTCCTTGCTGCTGATCTACCCCGATCTGCGGCTCACCGCCTCGGGGTTGGTCATCGCGGGCGTTATCCTGGCCTTCCAAAAGGCCAGGAACCCCAACCCGAAAAGCCAAGCCGCCACACATACTTAA